The Perca fluviatilis chromosome 2, GENO_Pfluv_1.0, whole genome shotgun sequence genome includes a region encoding these proteins:
- the LOC120551759 gene encoding odorant receptor 131-2-like, with translation MADNNSLVGGESLMQKINEQVIIVQVFIALFLCINLSLITTFFMRDFFYTSMRYILFANTLLSDSLILILTNILLICSYFHFTMPMWLCIIIYIISSLYIFVTPVTLTAMTLERYVAICMPLRHGELCSCGSAIHSILIIHGLSSVPCIVVLSIFFSSASLSFYTHYSICSVEIFILYRWQEHLRSAVCQFYFLIMCITIIFCYVKIMKVAKSASGENRKSSWKRLRTVILHGFQLMLCLIQLWCPFIEAAIFQINVMLYTNVRYFNYITFYLAPRCLSPLIYGLRDETFFLALKYYVLCGFVKNKVRIVR, from the coding sequence atggctgataataactCACTGGTTGGTGGTGAATCCTTAATGCAAAAGATCAATGAACAGGTGATTATAGTTCAGGTTTTTATTGCCCTTTTCCTTTGCATTAACTTGTCGCTGATCACAACCTTTTTTATGAGGGATTTCTTCTACACAAGCATGCGCTACATCTTATTTGCCAATACATTACTGTCTGATTCTCTGATCTTGATTCTAACAAATATCTTGTTAATCTGCAGCTATTTTCATTTTACCATGCCAATGTGGttgtgtattattatatatataatttcgtCTCTGTACATTTTTGTCACCCCAGTTACTCTGACAGCAATGACCCTGGAGCGCTACGTGGCTATTTGCATGCCCCTGCGTCATGGAGAGCTGTGCTCCTGTGGCAGTGCTATTCACAGCATCCTCATCATTCATGGCCTCAGCTCTGTACCCTGTATTGTTGTTCTCTCCATCTTCTTTTCATCAGCCTCTCTTAGCTTTTACAcacattacagtatatgctcTGTTGAGATATTCATTTTGTACAGATGGCAGGAACATCTTAGGTCAGCTGTGTGTCAGTTTTACTTCTTAATTATGTGTATTACTATTATATTCTGCTATGTTAAAATAATGAAAGTGGCCAAATCTGCATCAGGAGAGAATAGAAAGTCATCATGGAAACGGCTCAGAACGGTAATTCTTCATGGTTTCCAGCTGATGCTCTGTCTCATCCAACTATGGTGTCCATTCATAGAAGCTGCGATATTCCAGATTAATGTCATGTTATACACTAATGTCAGGTActttaattacattacattttatctTGCTCCAAGATGTCTGAGTCCTCTCATTTATGGCCTCAGGGATGAAACATTTTTTCTGGCACTGAAATACTATGTTCTCTGTGGCTTTGTCAAGAACAAAGTTAGAATTGTTCGTTAA
- the LOC120553400 gene encoding diablo homolog, mitochondrial-like yields MAALGRVTTCFRLLRSSARVLFSSRKPAVHKAGKWTNILCTGIASLTVGCGLCAIPFGQVENLSHDSLIRRAASLVTDSSSSFLSQTTLALIDAITEYSKAVHTLIALQKRYLDSLEKLTPAEEDTIWQVIIGQRLEVSDKRDECMRFELNWVNAVKLCETAAEAAYISGAEHASITVRTNIQVAQSQVEEAQKLSVDADAKLTETKVMEVERVSQYVASLENSDEEEVPEAYLRED; encoded by the exons ATGGCCGCGCTGGGGAGGGTGACAACCTGTTTTCGTCTCCTCAG gAGTTCAGCTCGTGTCCTGTTCAGTAGCAGGAAACCTGCAGTCCATAAAGCGGGCAAATGGACTAATATTCTGTGTACAGGTATAGCGTCTTTGACTGTGGGCTGTGGGCTGTGTGCTATACCTTTCGGACAG gTTGAAAACCTCTCTCATGACTCTCTGATCAGACGAGCAGCCTCTCTGGTCACAGACAGTTCGAGCTCTTTTCTCTCTCAGACCACTTTGGCTCTCATAGATGCCATCACGGAGTACTCAAAG GCTGTGCACACACTCATTGCCCTCCAAAAGCGATATTTGGATTCACTGGAAAAACTGACTCCAGCAGAAGAGGATACAATCTGGCAGGTGATCATCGGCCAGCGTTTAGAG GTTAGTGACAAACGAGATGAATGCATGCGTTTTGAGTTGAACTGGGTCAACGCCGTCAAGCTGTGTGAAACGGCAGCCGAGGCAGCATACATCTCAG gagCTGAACATGCGTCCATCACAGTGAGGACAAACATTCAGGTGGCCCAGTCGCAGGTGGAGGAGGCCCAGAAACTGTCGGTGGATGCAGATGCGAAGTTGACCGAGACTAAAGTAATGGAGGTTGAAAGGGTGTCCCAATATGTTGCCTCCTTAGAGAACAGTGATGAGGAAGAGGTTCCTGAGGCTTATTTAAGAGAAGACTGA